Within Anopheles ziemanni chromosome 2, idAnoZiCoDA_A2_x.2, whole genome shotgun sequence, the genomic segment CTCGACGAGGAGCACTCCCTGCGGGACGACGGTTCGCCGGAGCCACCGAACGGGGAGATCGTGTCAATACTCCGCAAAAACGGTTCCCTCCTCCAGAGTCAGTAAGTATCGGCCTTCACAGCGGCAGGAGAGGGACTCTTGCAGTCTGAGTGCCTTGTGTGGCGACGCCTCTTCAATTTTTGTAGCGTTCTGACCAATCGTTAAGTTGTGCCcgcaaacattttcccttgtttatttcgtttttttcttcgttgccTTCTCTCATCGCGACCAACTTCATCCGACCAACATCGAACGGAACACGCTGAACTTGCGAACGGTCATCCTTCCCGCTCCGCAGGGAAATATCCTCCAGCCAACAGAACTTCTTCCGAATGCTGGATCAGAAAATCGAAGAGGTAGGTTGgaaattgaattgttttctttcattccccGCACCGTACCGGCCGTGCGCGAGTTTCCTCGATTTATCATCgtgtttcgtttgattttcatcgctggtggtttttgttcttgTCGTTGTACCGCCGTTGTTTAgtatcgattttccaccacgcGCAACACGTGAACATTGGTCCGTTTGTTGTCTTGTTGCTTGCTCTGGTGGTTCTCCTACTCCATCGTCGTACACATCGGCCGAGATGGTGCGGTGTAATTGAGTTGCGAATCCAATCAAATTGGTTTATGTTGTCGTGTGCGAAAATTGTGTACAAAGTCTACCaaacggacacacacacacacactgcttGCGACACCGGTTTTCGGTTGTTTCGGATGATTTATTATTCTGTACCGTGTACGTGTCGTTTTTGCAGGGTCCAGATTATGACTCGAGCAGCGAAACCGAGCAGGCACTGGAGGAGGCCCGCCTGAACGCGCTGGTGCAGCACTGGGAGTCGGCCAGCTTGACCACGTCGATGTGTTCTTCCACCAGCCGGTCCCTGCAGGGAACGCCGGTCCGGCAGGTACCGCTCAGGTAGGTCCACTGCGAAGCCATCGGTTCGGGTGCGCGGTGAGGCGAGAGTAACGCTCAGGATTGATTTTGCAGACAGCCTCCACTGAGGCCTCCGTTCCAGCAACCGCTCAGTGCCGAGCTGTTGTCCCAGCAGCAGCTACTGCTGAAGCAACAGCACCATCAccttcaccagcagcagcaccagcaccagcagcagcagcaccttcagcagcagcaacagttgatccaccaccagcagcagcagctgcacggtctccagcagcagcagcagcagcagccgccgctATCTCACTTGCCTCCTTCGACGGGAGGAGTGCCCGGAGCGCAGGGATTGGCATCACAACTGCAGCAGCAATCTTTACACCAAAACCTCAGCATCGGCATGAACATGAACAGCCCCAAGCGGGTGATTGCCAGTGGGAATGCCGTCAGTGTCGGCGGAATGCCGCTCGGCAGCGATCCGACCGGCCAACGGCAGATGCTTTCCCAATCGATCATTCATCAGAACTACGGTGTGATACAGCCGTCCCAGGCGGCACCACAACTGCGTCCCAGCTCTGGCCGTACGCTCCCATCGCCGGTCCAGTGCTTGCAGATGTCCTActaccaacagcagcagcagcaacagcagcaacaacaacagcaacaagcCCAATCACTTAGTCAGCaattccagcagcagcaacaacagcaatcgATACCTCCCCAGTCCTACTACAATGACATTCTGCGGCATCCTATGCAGGTGAGTGCGCACTTGAGTCTACTTTTGTCACACATTGCAAATCTGACATCAAATCGGTCTGTGTATGAATATCGTCATGGTCATTGCTGATATGAATGTCTTACGATGGCGTGCAAATTATGGGCTGAAAGACGCCAAATCCTACCTTCTCTGCTGAATGATCACGATATGAACATTCGATTAAAAATTAAGAATGCAAATCAACATCCATTAGATGCTGGTACCATAAGAGAGATGTAAAGGTAACTAACAAATGGACAATGCTTTCTACTGGTCGGGGAAAACTTAAAGCTGTTCAATCAAGCAGACAAATCCCACAATGCATCTGTTGCGTGTCTTCAATAGTTCAGCCATGTGGGGTTTATGCAAGCGATTCTCATCCTGTATTTTATGCAGTGTATAAGAAATGTGTTAAAAATACtttattttcgaaaaatagTGGTGcgatttgtttctgttttcgaCGACAAAAATTAGGTGTTATTGGAAAACCCACTCGCGGATATTCTAATTATGTGGTATTCTGGTGTTAATCATGAGTTAAGAAGCAGATAGTGATAAAACAATTCACATCACATTTATGCTTCAAACTCGTTGAGAAGCTCTGAAAAACCATTTGAGATGCGCAGCCCCTCTTCAACTCAATACAAACACAATGTGGCTTGCAAACGTGGGAACCTAACGGATCGCATGTTTGTGGGTCAGTAAGGGTTTTTGGAATGCGCTTGCATTTTTAAGGCTTTTCGATAAGTTTTTGTTGATACATTGAGGTGTTTAACAGTAATAAGTAGTAACATTTTTAACCTAGCGCACAATGAACTTCAACGTTTCGTTGTGAAACTCACAACATGCTGTAGTATTGTAtgttttcacttgtttttcTAAATTCAATTGTGTTTACATTCCACATTCATTGGCTGCGTgtgcaaaacacatttttattcaattcctGACTATGGTTGCCTCAAGCGCCGTTGCAATCaattagttttcaattttcccacaCTCGAATCGTATCATCTTACCGACGGATCAAGTAAACTTTCGCTTATCATCTCACCTTGCACCTCCGTTCAGGTTAGTTTATTATTCTCACCTCGCAGGATTCACTTCCCTGTGAAATAGTGCAGAAACCACGTTCGCACGCCTATCGAAATGTACCGCAACAGGCTATGTGTCCGATGCCAGGTTAGTCTGTTCGGTTTTCCCAGCTAAGACTCCCAAGCGCCGGATGCCTTCATTTAGAAGTTGATAGAAAGTTTGTTCCGCTCCAGCGGGGCAAGGTCAGCGCTTTGGCGAACAGATAACTACGCAACCAGTGGGAAGTTCAATGAATGTGTCATGCTCGACGCCAACATGGAAACCTAAGCCGTGGATGTTGTTATAgtacttttttctttatttagcTTGCTCCTAACACTTTGCCATCGTTTAATACGCTATAAAGTGCGCGTAATGCGCCCGCTTTTCCAACCGAGCGGTTCTCCTATTACCTACGACGCCTTCAATTACACCGCCCAGCAAGTAGCGCCGGATGTGCTGGGTGATATTTCTTTCGCATTTGGCTTTGTTCGCGCACGACGCTCCTCGCAGACAAACAGacataacaaaaaacatccGCATCCACCACCGCCAAGCACACGGTTCATTTTTCACGTACACGTTTGTTAATCTGCGCGCAAACAAACCGCGTTGGCAGTcgaaaagaagaggaaaaacaacgatATACAACGGgtcgtttgtgtttttaccGTCCCACCTTTAATCCTACTACTACTTTTTACCCTTCCCCGCCCCCTAATATTCGGCTCATCTTCCGAGACTGTTTTCCGTTTGCATCTTTACACTCCGAGTTCCGCCACGTGGAGGCGCGCTCGATGTGCCTATTTAATCTACTTTATTATTTGGCTTCGGGGGGTgcgcacttgagcggcatgaCCTTTAGTGTTGCTAAACGTCTGCTCGGCTCGGATTACCTCAGCACAAACAGGCTGTGCCCAACCTTCCCGGCTGCTGGCGCCAGGGGGGAGCTTTAAATCTAAAATCATCACTTTAATCACGCAATTGTTTGCTACTGGCCGGTTGGTTTGGGAGAGCGTGATAATGACTCTGACGATACCGATCCACTGTCCTCGCCCTTGATACTGTGCTGCGGTACCCTTCCGGGCCGCGACATTGGATCTTGGTGCGCATTGCGCGCCAACTTAATTCCGTCACTTCTTCGCCACTTGCTGCTGGCCGGCGCCCGGCGACTGCAAATAGAACAATGATGCCGATGACGAGCGGCTACGCAATCTACTAAAGCTGTTGTCCTACCGCTagctaaaataaaacccatATTTACTCGTACAGAAATATATCTATCAACAATAGCTGGCCCATATTCACAGATaggagattttgtttttctttcgaccACAGAGCGATGGGGGAAAAGGTGACTTTACGTTGCTTGGGAAAGTGTCCCACCGGCTCCCGTTCTTCCTGGGGAATGGCAGAAGATACCTCCACGGGTAATAAACTGTGTGCTGTGTGCTCCGTCTGTGATGGCGATCTGACTGATCACTTTCAGCTACACGATCACGTtgcgtcgtcctcgtcgcttCCAATCGACCATCCCGCGGGGAGGGGCGGTTCAGTCGGCTGATGTCTACTAGGCCTGCCTTGCTTGCCCTAATTGACCAATTGTGGTACGGCACGTGAGTGATTTCTTCGCCACATCCGCGAGATATCCGACGCGATCCGACGCGATGTGCCGCCGAGGGGGGTCCATTTGCAGCTCGTCATTCACGTTCATCCGGATGGTCGACTTGAATGGCGGTATCGGGCGGCTCGGTTCAGTTCGTCGCCGATGGTGTGAAGCTGTGGATAATAAGGGCgtgaaaagagagatttgAATGAGTTCAATTAGGAGCGCAAGCTATACGTCGACTTTACAATGTTAATGGGGTCAGAAATAGTTTCTCTCGTTAGCAGAAGGAGATGCAgaatgcaaatattttatttttcaacgtgcaaaatatattaaaaaccATTTTCGCAAACTAATCGATTTGTGAAAAAGCATAACTACCATCGTCAATCCCTTTCTCTGATGCATTTGTTCGATTCGAGACGAGAAATAATCGTCCGGCGTCAAGAGAATCCCATTAACACACATCCTACCAACACGAACCGATGTAGACAAACCAACGTGTAAATGAATTTATCACCCGAGTCGTAGCGGCCCTGGCAATcgttaaaaatgatttaaaacagCTCATTAACTCTCATCTCACGGACGAACAGTGTCTGTGGTGtccgttttttttgctcctcgTTTCGGGccacaaaataaatacaactTTTACCTTGCCGAGCGGTCCTCAAAGCGTTGAAGTGGTCTATCTTTGGAAGCAGCATGGTTGCATTACAAACGATAAGCATAAGCAAAAGCCAATCAAACGGTCGAGGGCCAGCGAGCTTAGATTCCATTCATCAACGGCTTCACATTTCTGCTCCGATAGCTACGGACGGCCAAGACTGAACCCATCCGGTGTTGCCTGCGAACGAAAGTACTATCTGGCACGTTGGGATGACAAGGCTTACGCGGCGTTCGAGATAAGGTAGAAGATGCCGTCTTCGGAGAAAGGAAATATATCTCCGGCGAGCAGCAGGGCAAGAGTATAATCCGAGCTGATAAGAACAAATTTAGGATAGTCTTATTCACCCGGTGGCGATGCTGGTTGGTAGTACTATGCAAGCCCAACTATTCTTCCGTGCTGAGAAACTCTTTCGCCCTTTACTTGCTATGTGATGTACCAGTGCTGGCAAATCTATCACGTCTATAATATATTCCCTTTCAAAATCCAAAGAGTGTTTGTTACCCTTTATATACTGATCACATTTGTATTCTACCCTCGTGAAATGTGATACTCAGCGTGACCTTTACCTGGTTTATTTTAGACCATGCCAGAGTTTTATACGACCAAACTTCACGCTTCCCGGAAGGTACGACAGACTGTTCTCGTTCTTgtagaaaaaacgaaaacctcTAATAAACGTTCACTATTCCAGAGAATACTTTAGGTACGCAACTTTGCTGTAAAGAGGTTCGCCATCACTGGCATGAGCACCGTGGAAACAGACATTTTCTTAATTAACGTTGTACGTCGGCCCCAATCTACGTGCAAGAACTTCCTCTTTGGTCTTTGGTATGCACTTGCTGGGTGGACTGGAGCAAATAAAACTTCACGCTCGTCCCCTTGTTTGCTACGCCATTCTCTCCTCGCATCTAACATCTAGGATAGTTTTCTTCTCCAGAAGTGCTGCAACCCTTAGGGGCGGGAGGGTCACAGGAAGGACGGCGCTTAATTTCTTCCGCTTATGATTAAACATGGTCAAGAAAATAGCCGACGGCAACAAGGGCGGCACTGCTGCAGTTTCCTTGGTTTTGCAAATGCGGTAACCGGCAAACCGGCTACCGAGGCAACCTCTAAGCGACCCGGTACAAGTACGGAACCGACGAAAAATTGTATGCATGCGCATGCACTTCCGGAGGGCGCAACAATGTGCACTTGTGCCATCTGCATCTCTTTCGAGAGTGCAAAACACGATGTCAGCAGCCAATGTACCGGTGCATTCACCATTCCTCGAGTAGAGTCATGTTCCGTTTCGGCCAACGTTTCGGCCAACGTTTCGGGATGGcaaatgaaaaccaaaaatgaaaaacgaatcgAAAATGAATGTGCCGCACCGAGGACAGAGAAAGACAATCGAATAAGCGCTATTTTACCACGCAACCCCCAACGACAACAATGAACTCCGGTGggtaattacaatttgttggCGAATTAAAATTATGCCCTCGGCAATATGAAGTTTCGCAGAGATGTGGCACGAGCTGTTAGTCGTTGTGCACACGTACGTCATCGGCATAGGCCGATCTGGACTTTTTCGCACGCAAACCGCGACCGCAGCGTTAGTAGTGGCCGACCCTGGTGCAACGAATCTGTAACGTCAGTCCGCCGGTGTACGAACGAAACCGGACAGATGCAACGATCGTAAGCGCCGTTTGCAAATAATAAATGGTATCCATTAGCTCGGGCCGGAATGGGAATAGCCCGCCTCGATGCATACATTATCCACCAATTCACCGCCACGCAGGTGACCGCCAGGTTGGCTGCTGCGTACATCTATTCTTCCGGGTAACGGTATGCCTGTGTTGTTCGGCTCACGCGAGCATTGAAGTTAAAACATCGTAGTGTTAAAGTCTATCAACAAATTGTACCTCTAAATCTatcaattgaatttttataCATAAATTGATGTCCATCTGTCTTGATTTGTATGCATAGAAAAAGCAAACCGATCGAATTTCTAAGATAAAAGTTAATCTGACGATCTTCAAATGAAAACCATACTTTCTCAGcctatttttccattttatactGAAGAGATGAGTGacccaaaatgaaacaaaaaaggagagTTTACTTGATGCAGCATATACCTCGAAAGTCATGTGTGGTGGACGTTCATTAAAACCCCGGAGCTGTtcaatgttaaataaaaaagtatttgcTACCTTGAAGGGACTTTGTGAGGGATAGGTGTtggcgttttttttatatatcgAGCCTCCTAATTTCTATCCCCAGGCGATGAGTACcccgaaggaaaaatgaagtacttttttctatttttcgatGGGGCGGTTTCTGGCTAGTGGTTTATTTCCcaaatttcttctttttaaacCAACGGtggttagaaaaaaaaaaccattgaaaaaaaaatccgaaaaTGTAGTCAaccccccaaaaaaaaggacacaaaGCAAACCATGGGGATAATAAGGGGCTACAATTTCTTCGCGTGGGAACTTACCCAAATGTCTATTTTGGCTCCGTCGCTGCTGGTTCCCTCTTCGTTCGCTCCGTGACACCGTTTTCCACTCGAAGACGACGAGGCCTTGACTCGCAGGCAGCATTCCACAGCCTCACACCACGCTACTGGGCCCGTTTTGGTAAGCTGGTATGCGTCACTTTCCAGCCCCACTCATAATCATCTTCTGATGCCCCCTCCCGGGCCTTCCGGGCATATGGAACCAACAATTCCGATCGATCAAGACTTAACACTTAACAACGATGTATGTACAAAACTTTCACTagcatttttcatgttttcaacGTTATGTTTAGGGGAATGACGCGTTCCGGCGGCCTGGACCTGGAAGATACCTTCCTCGCCTTCGTGCGTGCCTTGCCGAGGAGCATGAGAACGTTATGTCGCTTGCGTGACATTATTCGCAAGCCCGGTCGAGGTCAGTGAACTGCCGTTGCTCACAATACCGTTGGTtgctgtggtggtggtgttggtgggggTTGGTGCTGGCGCCGAAGGGATTGCGGTCGGTCCGCTCTCCACGTCTTGCTCGTTGTCGAAGCGGACAAAGTTGTTTTGCGTTGCCGGGAGCGGCTCCTTGCCGAACATCCGATAGAGCACGATCAGGCTGACCAGCACGTACACGTTGGCCACTGCCGGCAatgggaagcaaaacaaaagtaacgTGTCAGTTCAAATGTAAATTAAGTGTGTCAGTTTTGCTTCCATGTTTTTGGCTGGCCGCAAACTCGCAAAACCGAAAGCGCAACTCTTTTCGCTTTCAACAACACCTTACACTGTGTAAAATGATTCGAAAGTGTGTTTTCTTCCATGAGTTTCCTCAGTTCTAGGCACGAGTGATAGACCTTGACCGATACTTACATATCATGACGACCAGCTGACGCGTTTCTATCGAGGCCAGCTCCGAGGGCCGGCCGGTGCTCAGGTTGACCGTTTCCTGCACGATTACCACCACACCGTCCGCGATGAACAGCGCCAGAAACGGGGTAAGGTAGGTTTTGCTTTCCTGCCGAAACAGAATCGGTTTTGGGATGCGAGGTTAGTTTCCACAATAACACCGATTAAAGACGTGTAAAAGATAGTAGGTGGGGAGGATCATACAAGATGTACGCAAAGGTATAAGCAACCTGTTGAAAGCAAGGTAAACATCCTGGAAACATTACAGCCTAAAGAGAGTCACCGTAACCCGGCGTGGAAGGTAAACTTTATCGGCATCCTTTAAAGTGTGTGCTTTGTCGCGTCGGACAGCAGTATGCTTACCTTGTACAGTCCGGCCACCAGCATGACGGAAGCAGTCAGCCACAGGGCCGACTCGAGCTGGATGAGTACGGGAAACTTTTGCACCGGTTCAACTGCCGATTGTTGTTTCGATGGCGCACGTCGACGGACGGAAAATTCCACCCACACGCGTAACCGGAAACGAGCCCCCGGCACGAGGTgtggagagggagagaaagagataaatTCATTAGTCGTAAGTTTGTCTTTAGCTGCGTGTTTGGATGCAGGCTTCGGGCTCCgacgattttccttttcccgctcCCATTGATATCGAGTGCATCGAAGGGCCGTTGCGGGGCTAATCTGTCTTGTTTTTCTGAAACCGCTGGGAAACTTTGGACTGGAATAATGGGAAGAAAGATAGCATCGCGACCTGGTCGCGCGATCGATGGCGGAATAGTTTGCGGTCGGCTGCAGTTGCTAATTGAACAAACACTACCAAACTTGATACATCACACGCGAGGAAAAGTAGATGTAATCTCCAAAAAGTTCATGATGATGCTTGAAAGATGTACCTATTGATTGGAAATTTGGAGGTTTTATCAGTTCCGATTAAAAGTACTTCCTATTTCATTCCAACATGTTCCATGACGTGAACATGTTTAGTTACCAAACATCTCGAGTAACCTATTTGCAACGAATACTACACAAAAACGAACGTCCTTAGAAACAATATAACCGCAACGAaataaagaacgaaaaccattgaatattaaaaaattgtccattctttttaaaattcaaattttaacgCATGTTTCAAGCTCTGACAAGTACAATGAATTAATTCTTCTCGCAGTTTTCTTTACAGTCTCTTGCGTTTAGCAATGCGTTGTGTAATGTTCTTCCCGTGATACAGGAAATGGCGATGGCAAGGTTTATATTAAACTTCCAACTTGTTATTCGAAGTAACATTCATGCCCCGTTTTTATATAAATACTAATTTACTGTTTTCATTTGCTGTTTCCACAATGGCTATTACCAACCAGCCTCGAAGGCGGGCTAGCGTTTAGTGGCTTCCAGCGGGTTGCGCTTGTTTGCCAAATCTGCAGCAAAATAATAGCCTATCTCGGATGAATTCCGCCATCCGGAACATACTACATTATCAAAAAAGGCGAATTTACCGGCAAACAAGGGCAGCAGAGGAGAAAAAATTGGAATCCAATCAAAAAAATTGAACCTTTTCGcaattattttcccatttgttGCACAGTTTGAAAAAGGGTTCTGTAAATAAGCTATCAAGGTGGACAACGTGGC encodes:
- the LOC131294289 gene encoding putative uncharacterized protein DDB_G0271606; the protein is MGCGQSKIHLYPRKNKSKSNGKKSGHIEDAEADEEDGQNGRGDDRGDRGDINGEKEKLDEEHSLRDDGSPEPPNGEIVSILRKNGSLLQSQEISSSQQNFFRMLDQKIEEGPDYDSSSETEQALEEARLNALVQHWESASLTTSMCSSTSRSLQGTPVRQVPLRQPPLRPPFQQPLSAELLSQQQLLLKQQHHHLHQQQHQHHIGMNMNSPKRVIASGNAVSVGGMPLGSDPTGQRQMLSQSIIHQNYGVIQPSQAAPQLRPSSGRTLPSPVQCLQMSYYQQQQQQQQQQQQQQAQSLSQQFQQQQQQQSIPPQSYYNDILRHPMQAMSTPKEK
- the LOC131294290 gene encoding uncharacterized protein LOC131294290 — encoded protein: MLESMIMNRIFRCFMKFHGYFIACCTIFFTSVIIVSSFMGRDIHDEPLFIDEEFEPVQKFPVLIQLESALWLTASVMLVAGLYKESKTYLTPFLALFIADGVVVIVQETVNLSTGRPSELASIETRQLVVMILANVYVLVSLIVLYRMFGKEPLPATQNNFVRFDNEQDVESGPTAIPSAPAPTPTNTTTTATNGIVSNGSSLTSTGLANNVTQAT